In Candidatus Hydrogenedentota bacterium, one genomic interval encodes:
- a CDS encoding DUF4097 family beta strand repeat-containing protein: MYKPRWTQVKIALLTLFFVCGQACAAEDDLVGRVGDIFESIAGSLQQMGKRSEEIVKPPFGPWRDFNTGPMPGAASYPFEELFPVRSRATIIIDNEFGEIRVNSWAEQVVQVNADISVGAETAELAHQIGRSIDISVTPRESGLSIRTVLPDTREMGRTRVEVNYVLTVPRDANMVCRNHFGDTLLQGVGGNVAVDSAYGVVELHNIGGEVNVRARGEALQAYGLAKGGTFELLGCQAEFSNVSGNLRATNFMGSVILRKLGPEANVDITNANGPIHMYVSEFDAPDLQCEVLFGTLRSHIPLEQNVVGDLAYGRNQNVESKRRVALRTSFDEILIVQEGRTEFDNPTPEDAKLFESVVEKASAYEPGMEIAVDAIVGTVRVEGTDDQEVQVMARKHVLLQSTENAPAALEALGVGVERLDNRIHVRTTARDDMTALGCSYYRVDLLVRAPRTAPLTLRAQNGDTIVREFSGPMNIVQTQGRAVAEKCTGPAEIANQGGDIQALDCGGAVTITATKGTVTTRSIAGPQQITCTEGKTVADAPLGPVTIRQHGGDVRIIALGDGIQGNYDVSTERGDISIVVAQGSDASFYVETAGGEVHCGAFPLQGSIEGNVRKFAGRLNQGQYTVKLQTSEGNVIID; this comes from the coding sequence ATGTACAAACCCCGCTGGACACAGGTCAAGATCGCGCTCTTGACCCTTTTTTTTGTATGCGGACAAGCCTGTGCCGCCGAGGACGATCTTGTCGGACGCGTGGGCGACATTTTCGAGTCCATCGCGGGTTCCCTCCAACAGATGGGGAAGCGCAGCGAAGAGATTGTGAAGCCGCCTTTCGGGCCGTGGCGTGATTTCAATACGGGCCCCATGCCGGGAGCGGCATCCTATCCGTTCGAGGAACTGTTCCCGGTCCGTTCGCGCGCAACCATCATCATCGACAATGAATTCGGGGAGATTCGCGTGAACTCCTGGGCCGAGCAGGTGGTTCAGGTCAACGCCGATATTTCGGTAGGCGCCGAAACAGCGGAACTGGCCCATCAGATTGGCCGGTCCATCGACATCAGCGTGACGCCCCGCGAGAGCGGCCTGAGCATTCGCACAGTCTTGCCGGATACCCGCGAAATGGGACGCACCCGCGTCGAGGTCAATTACGTGTTGACCGTCCCGCGCGACGCGAACATGGTGTGCCGCAATCATTTTGGAGACACCTTGCTTCAGGGCGTGGGCGGTAATGTAGCCGTTGATTCGGCATACGGCGTCGTGGAGTTACACAATATCGGGGGCGAGGTCAACGTGCGTGCCCGTGGCGAGGCGCTCCAGGCCTATGGTCTCGCCAAAGGCGGAACGTTCGAGCTTCTGGGCTGCCAAGCCGAGTTCAGCAATGTCTCCGGAAACCTCCGGGCAACCAATTTCATGGGTTCCGTGATTCTCCGCAAACTGGGTCCGGAAGCCAACGTGGACATTACGAACGCAAACGGCCCGATTCATATGTACGTCTCGGAGTTTGACGCCCCCGATCTTCAGTGCGAAGTGCTTTTCGGAACGTTACGCTCGCATATTCCGCTCGAGCAGAACGTCGTGGGCGATTTGGCGTACGGCCGTAACCAGAACGTCGAATCGAAGCGGCGCGTAGCGCTGAGGACCTCGTTCGACGAGATCCTCATCGTGCAGGAGGGGCGCACGGAATTCGACAATCCAACGCCGGAAGACGCGAAGCTCTTCGAAAGCGTGGTCGAGAAGGCCTCGGCGTACGAACCGGGCATGGAAATTGCCGTAGACGCCATCGTGGGCACTGTGCGCGTCGAGGGTACGGACGACCAGGAAGTGCAGGTCATGGCCCGGAAACACGTGCTGCTCCAGTCCACCGAAAACGCTCCGGCGGCACTCGAAGCCCTGGGCGTCGGCGTCGAGAGACTCGATAACCGCATACACGTGCGCACAACGGCCCGGGACGATATGACTGCCTTGGGGTGCTCATACTACCGGGTTGACCTGCTGGTCCGCGCCCCGCGCACGGCCCCCCTGACCTTGCGCGCTCAGAACGGCGACACAATTGTGCGCGAGTTTAGCGGTCCGATGAATATCGTTCAGACGCAAGGGCGCGCCGTGGCCGAGAAATGCACGGGACCGGCAGAGATCGCCAACCAGGGCGGCGACATCCAGGCTTTGGATTGCGGCGGGGCCGTAACCATAACCGCGACGAAAGGCACGGTGACGACACGCTCAATCGCCGGGCCGCAGCAGATTACCTGTACGGAGGGCAAGACGGTCGCCGATGCGCCCCTGGGCCCTGTGACCATCCGCCAGCACGGCGGCGATGTGCGCATTATCGCCCTCGGAGACGGGATCCAGGGCAATTACGACGTCTCCACTGAACGGGGCGATATCAGCATTGTCGTGGCCCAAGGCTCCGATGCCTCGTTCTACGTGGAAACCGCCGGAGGGGAAGTGCATTGCGGGGCGTTTCCGCTTCAGGGCAGCATCGAGGGCAACGTCCGGAAATTCGCGGGCCGATTGAACCAGGGTCAATATACCGTCAAGCTTCAAACCAGCGAGGGTAACGTTATCATCGACTGA
- a CDS encoding DUF58 domain-containing protein, protein MKRRRTDSLERFTRFLWLYKLTPAGRILVATGIITGTLAAPSLEIPAFQTFLTLFCVGFIAFLVNLFARPRVEVTGHFPDKATAKHPVTGAFVVRNKGLLPALRLGAGYFGLHRALKQQQIERELPSLGRHEAATLPITLEPLRRGLYPLPKLRVFSTFPFNICRTGKAHNSKSSLLVLPDFHPIAGVDVPIGTRYQPGGIALTSDVGESPEYIGNREYREGDPIRHIDFRAWARIAQPVVREYQEEYYCRVVLVLDTYIPRNRWLRPRGGFRDLEAAVSLAASVADALSRGEYIIDIFAAGPELYVFRAGRHTAHLENVLEILACVDECRTNPFDKVAPALTDELGSISTVVCVLLDWDASREALMRAAVEAGCSTKVILVRDKPPAMDYGPAEDWLGPILSLSPSEVFAGGIEQL, encoded by the coding sequence ATGAAACGGCGGCGGACCGATAGTCTGGAACGCTTCACCCGGTTTCTCTGGCTGTACAAACTGACGCCGGCCGGACGGATTCTTGTCGCCACGGGGATCATCACGGGCACCCTGGCCGCGCCGTCACTCGAGATCCCCGCGTTTCAGACGTTTCTGACCCTGTTTTGCGTGGGTTTCATCGCGTTTCTGGTGAACCTCTTCGCCCGTCCCCGCGTCGAGGTAACCGGACACTTCCCCGACAAAGCCACGGCCAAGCACCCGGTCACCGGCGCCTTCGTCGTGCGCAACAAGGGACTGTTGCCCGCCCTCCGGCTCGGCGCGGGCTATTTCGGCCTGCACCGCGCTTTGAAACAGCAACAAATCGAGCGGGAACTACCGAGCTTGGGGCGTCATGAGGCAGCCACCCTCCCCATCACCCTGGAACCCTTGCGCCGGGGGCTCTATCCTTTGCCGAAGCTGCGGGTGTTCTCGACGTTTCCGTTCAACATCTGCCGCACCGGAAAGGCCCACAACAGCAAGAGCAGCCTGCTTGTGCTGCCCGATTTCCATCCCATTGCGGGCGTTGACGTGCCCATCGGCACCCGTTACCAGCCGGGCGGCATCGCGCTGACCTCCGACGTGGGCGAATCGCCCGAGTATATCGGAAACCGCGAATACCGCGAGGGCGACCCCATCCGTCACATCGATTTCCGGGCGTGGGCGCGCATTGCGCAACCCGTCGTGCGCGAATACCAGGAAGAGTACTACTGCCGCGTCGTCCTCGTACTGGATACGTACATACCTCGAAACCGCTGGCTGCGCCCGCGCGGAGGATTCCGGGATCTCGAGGCAGCGGTAAGTCTGGCAGCGTCCGTGGCGGACGCCCTGTCGCGCGGCGAGTACATCATCGACATCTTCGCGGCGGGACCCGAGTTGTACGTGTTCCGCGCAGGCCGCCACACCGCTCACCTGGAAAACGTGCTCGAGATTCTGGCCTGTGTCGATGAGTGCCGCACCAACCCCTTCGACAAAGTCGCTCCGGCGCTGACAGACGAGCTGGGCAGCATCTCGACCGTCGTCTGCGTGCTGCTGGATTGGGACGCGTCGCGCGAGGCCCTCATGCGGGCGGCGGTCGAGGCCGGCTGCAGCACCAAGGTTATCCTTGTGCGCGACAAGCCGCCCGCCATGGATTACGGCCCTGCCGAGGATTGGCTTGGCCCCATTCTGAGCCTTTCTCCGTCCGAGGTCTTCGCTGGAGGCATCGAACAGCTATGA
- a CDS encoding (2Fe-2S) ferredoxin domain-containing protein, whose protein sequence is MEKQSLPYNKIIFVCVNERGPGERACCANSGGAALHARLKEMVKERGLRGRIRVSKSGCMNRCEAGPNIMVFPDNVWYSHAGEGDVEAIFECLVESLRAEGQLPKACEG, encoded by the coding sequence ATGGAGAAACAGTCCCTGCCCTACAACAAAATCATCTTCGTGTGCGTGAACGAGCGCGGACCCGGCGAACGGGCATGTTGCGCCAACAGCGGCGGCGCGGCGCTGCACGCAAGACTCAAGGAAATGGTCAAGGAACGCGGACTTCGCGGGCGAATTCGGGTCAGTAAGTCCGGCTGCATGAACCGATGCGAAGCCGGACCCAATATCATGGTGTTCCCCGACAACGTCTGGTATTCGCACGCCGGCGAGGGCGACGTTGAAGCCATTTTCGAGTGCCTGGTCGAATCCCTCCGCGCCGAGGGTCAGTTGCCAAAGGCCTGCGAAGGCTGA
- a CDS encoding transglutaminase-like domain-containing protein, whose translation MMWRRLITFGLIAVPAAMTALLSMRYYFSGALIAVALAGVPGAWQIRMRRDRQVLLLVAIIIAFALKYRLLPLTTIGNSTLPFFSLSPLMEYSFAHAMAQGLLTFLTALLFLRREKGLPLYVPLLSANAMVLAGNIPSVGTGAGKPTYLWLSLVLASLTALYFMTFQTRFPNGPDRRSRATSMATPVLLAAALAAGAVSSQLLYRYRNDIDGFLGRLTYRMNQGDTVGFSRNGRLGSVAAMQAEGGAAVALRIFSDTPPGYLRGMAFDTLQGANWDMRGQTFQARAVVPSAHAPKPEPGEESFRLRDTPSETGPWRTLGIFPSGRAQYAAFSPLGAVYMYAHRGSLSVDSEGTPVSSSIPERASYRVAVPENPEFSELSDARREQLTALPETTDPRVRELASRLTRECRTAREKIEAVTQFFTSNFTYQLGIEIPEDEDPITYFLLNRPPAHCEYFASGAAVLLRLAGIPARYVTGYMVGAKNTYGGYWIARDRDAHAWVEAYDPGRGWVLVEATPPGGRPSPEGGRLRQLWDYLKYRLQAFLEAWAQGDFKAMLAAAGVLLGELLKALLTSPWTWLALAAVAAGLVRRRWKRRAPAAGPLIPPQVKTCQKMLARMDGHVAAMGHTRPPHETLNRFAERLEEAEMPRPAGWYHAYVEVRYLQDIPEKALESLARELETVTSQRKA comes from the coding sequence ATGATGTGGCGGCGGCTCATCACGTTCGGGCTCATCGCGGTGCCGGCAGCCATGACGGCGCTGTTGTCCATGCGCTACTACTTCTCGGGCGCGCTCATAGCGGTGGCGCTCGCGGGCGTGCCCGGCGCATGGCAGATCCGTATGCGGCGCGACCGGCAGGTTCTTCTGCTCGTGGCGATCATTATCGCGTTCGCGCTGAAATACCGGTTGCTTCCGCTGACCACGATCGGCAACTCCACCCTGCCCTTCTTCTCGCTGTCGCCGCTCATGGAATACTCGTTCGCACACGCCATGGCCCAGGGGCTGCTGACATTTCTGACGGCCCTGCTTTTCCTGCGCCGCGAGAAGGGCTTGCCGTTATACGTACCCCTGTTGTCGGCCAACGCCATGGTTCTTGCGGGCAACATCCCTTCTGTAGGAACAGGCGCAGGCAAGCCCACCTACCTCTGGCTGTCCCTCGTTCTGGCCAGCCTCACCGCGTTGTATTTCATGACCTTTCAGACGCGCTTCCCCAATGGCCCGGACCGCCGGTCACGCGCGACCTCTATGGCCACGCCGGTATTGCTGGCGGCAGCCCTCGCGGCGGGCGCCGTATCAAGCCAACTGCTGTACCGGTACCGTAACGACATCGATGGGTTCCTTGGACGGCTCACTTACCGTATGAACCAGGGCGACACGGTCGGTTTCTCGCGGAACGGCCGCCTGGGAAGTGTCGCGGCGATGCAGGCAGAGGGCGGCGCCGCCGTAGCCCTGCGCATCTTCTCTGACACGCCTCCCGGCTACCTGCGAGGCATGGCATTCGACACGCTCCAGGGCGCTAATTGGGATATGCGCGGCCAGACCTTTCAGGCCAGGGCCGTTGTGCCTTCCGCCCATGCCCCCAAACCCGAACCCGGCGAAGAGTCGTTCCGCCTGCGCGACACGCCATCCGAAACCGGCCCGTGGCGCACGCTTGGCATTTTCCCTTCAGGAAGAGCCCAGTATGCGGCGTTCAGCCCCCTCGGGGCCGTATATATGTATGCTCACCGAGGAAGCCTTTCAGTGGACAGCGAGGGGACGCCTGTCAGCAGTTCCATCCCGGAACGCGCTTCGTACCGGGTGGCCGTCCCCGAGAACCCGGAGTTCAGCGAACTCTCGGATGCGCGGCGGGAACAATTGACCGCCCTGCCGGAGACCACTGACCCGCGCGTGAGGGAGCTGGCGAGCCGTCTCACGCGCGAATGTCGTACCGCCCGCGAGAAGATCGAGGCCGTCACGCAGTTCTTCACGTCCAACTTCACCTATCAGCTCGGCATCGAGATCCCGGAAGACGAAGACCCCATCACCTACTTTCTGCTCAACCGGCCCCCGGCCCACTGCGAATACTTCGCGAGCGGGGCGGCCGTGTTGCTGCGTCTGGCGGGAATACCCGCGCGCTATGTCACGGGTTATATGGTGGGGGCGAAGAATACCTACGGCGGGTATTGGATCGCGCGCGACAGAGACGCCCACGCTTGGGTCGAGGCGTACGACCCCGGCCGCGGATGGGTGCTGGTCGAGGCCACGCCGCCGGGGGGACGTCCCTCGCCCGAGGGCGGACGCCTGCGCCAGCTCTGGGACTATCTCAAATACCGCCTGCAAGCGTTCCTCGAGGCCTGGGCCCAGGGCGATTTCAAGGCCATGCTCGCAGCGGCGGGCGTACTGTTGGGGGAGCTGCTCAAAGCCCTGTTGACGAGCCCCTGGACTTGGCTCGCCCTCGCCGCCGTGGCCGCCGGGCTGGTGCGGCGGCGCTGGAAACGGCGCGCGCCGGCCGCCGGCCCGCTCATCCCGCCCCAGGTCAAGACTTGCCAGAAGATGCTCGCCCGTATGGACGGCCACGTCGCCGCTATGGGCCATACCCGGCCTCCACACGAAACCCTGAACCGGTTCGCTGAACGCCTCGAAGAAGCCGAAATGCCACGGCCTGCCGGGTGGTACCACGCCTACGTCGAGGTGCGCTACCTGCAAGACATCCCCGAGAAGGCCTTGGAAAGCCTCGCAAGAGAGCTGGAGACGGTCACGTCTCAACGAAAGGCATAG
- the murB gene encoding UDP-N-acetylmuramate dehydrogenase, translated as METPPFEFAEAEYPLAPLTRYRVGGAARWALLPRTLEEAQDAYLWLAGQPLRTLILGGGSNVLISDKGFDGAALITVGLDGIEALGGDRYRVECGVELNDLVQDVMLPHNYEGVGGLTGIPGSVGGAMYMNAGTINGTTCQWLESAEVIGPEGSRTVLMEPSLYGYRGQTFCPPGHVILQGVFQFRVSTKDQQAVYEHYMVRRRESQPQGYCCGSVFKNPEGDHAGRLIEACGLKGRRLGGAVVSPMHANFIMNEDGATFDDIMGLMLLCQKAVKERFGVSLEREVVVIE; from the coding sequence ATGGAAACACCGCCGTTCGAGTTCGCAGAAGCCGAGTATCCGCTGGCGCCGTTGACCCGTTACCGCGTAGGAGGGGCGGCGCGGTGGGCGTTGTTGCCGCGGACTCTCGAGGAGGCTCAGGACGCCTACCTTTGGCTTGCCGGGCAACCCTTGCGCACGCTGATCCTTGGCGGTGGTTCGAACGTTCTCATCAGCGACAAGGGTTTCGATGGCGCGGCGCTCATCACCGTCGGCCTCGACGGTATCGAGGCCTTGGGCGGCGACCGGTACCGCGTGGAATGCGGCGTGGAACTGAACGATCTGGTGCAGGACGTGATGCTGCCCCACAACTACGAAGGCGTGGGAGGCCTCACCGGTATCCCCGGGTCCGTCGGCGGCGCGATGTACATGAATGCGGGCACCATCAACGGCACCACGTGCCAGTGGCTCGAAAGCGCCGAGGTGATTGGCCCCGAGGGAAGCCGTACGGTTCTTATGGAACCGTCGCTTTACGGCTACCGGGGCCAGACGTTTTGTCCGCCCGGACACGTCATCCTGCAGGGTGTCTTTCAATTCCGTGTGTCGACGAAGGATCAGCAGGCGGTGTACGAGCATTACATGGTCCGCCGCCGCGAAAGCCAGCCCCAGGGGTATTGCTGCGGAAGCGTTTTCAAGAACCCCGAGGGCGATCATGCCGGGCGGCTCATTGAAGCGTGCGGCCTGAAGGGAAGGCGTCTCGGCGGGGCTGTCGTAAGCCCGATGCACGCGAATTTCATCATGAACGAAGACGGCGCGACCTTCGACGACATCATGGGGCTCATGCTCCTCTGCCAGAAGGCCGTGAAAGAAAGGTTCGGGGTGTCGCTTGAGCGCGAGGTCGTCGTGATCGAATAA
- a CDS encoding MoxR family ATPase produces MTQTASGQLIEKVQSLKDNLGQVIQGKPEAIELLVTALLAGGSVLMEDVPGVGKTTLAKALAKSIDATFHRVQFTPDLLPSDILGSSIYNPANGTFTFRQGPIFSNVLLGDEINRASPRTQSALLEAMNEMQATIEGTSYPLPAPFLVIATQNPVEYHGTYPLPEAQLDRFLVQLDLGYPEADAEVSILYAQAESHPLERISSVLTREDVIAMQRAVRKVSVEHSVSRYVVEIVRRTRESELLKLGVSPRGSLMLFRAAQAAAFIDNRGYVIPDDVQRLAPAVLAHRMVLTSKAKYAGTTKKEIIRELLEEVRVPT; encoded by the coding sequence ATGACTCAAACCGCTTCCGGCCAGCTTATTGAGAAGGTGCAATCGCTCAAGGACAACCTCGGACAGGTGATCCAGGGCAAACCCGAGGCCATCGAACTGCTGGTGACGGCCCTCCTTGCGGGCGGCTCGGTGCTCATGGAGGACGTGCCGGGCGTCGGCAAGACCACGCTGGCGAAGGCCCTGGCGAAATCCATCGATGCGACGTTCCACCGTGTACAGTTCACGCCCGACCTGTTGCCCAGCGACATCCTGGGTTCGTCGATATATAACCCCGCGAACGGGACGTTCACCTTCCGCCAAGGACCGATCTTCAGCAATGTCCTGCTGGGCGACGAAATCAACCGCGCCTCGCCGCGCACCCAGTCGGCTCTGCTCGAGGCAATGAACGAGATGCAGGCGACCATTGAAGGCACGAGCTATCCCCTGCCCGCCCCGTTCCTCGTGATCGCCACCCAGAACCCGGTCGAGTACCACGGCACCTACCCCCTGCCCGAGGCCCAGCTCGACCGCTTCCTGGTGCAACTGGACCTGGGCTATCCCGAGGCGGACGCCGAAGTCAGCATCCTGTACGCCCAGGCGGAATCGCACCCCCTCGAACGCATCTCGTCCGTGCTTACACGCGAAGACGTCATAGCCATGCAGCGCGCCGTGCGTAAAGTCTCGGTCGAGCATAGCGTTTCGCGTTATGTGGTCGAGATCGTCCGGCGTACGCGCGAGAGCGAACTGCTCAAGCTCGGGGTGAGCCCGCGGGGCTCGCTCATGTTGTTCCGCGCGGCCCAGGCAGCCGCATTCATCGATAACCGCGGCTACGTCATCCCGGACGACGTCCAGCGTCTCGCGCCAGCGGTTCTGGCCCATCGCATGGTGCTCACGTCCAAGGCGAAATACGCCGGTACAACGAAAAAGGAAATTATTCGGGAATTGTTGGAAGAAGTCCGGGTACCGACATGA
- a CDS encoding type IV pilus twitching motility protein PilT, translating to MQLESLFELVAKQNASDLLISAGAPPMLRVNGRLYRTRNEALTAEDSKKLIYTALSPEQRKKFEEEKELDFSFAVGRKHRFRVNIYYQKQAVTAAFRPIPEKIPSLDKLGLPEVVEALAQRKQGLILVTGPTGHGKTTTQASIIDLINKTRECHIITIEDPIEFVHQHKKSIVDQREVGSDTNGFIEALKYVLRQDPDVILIGEMRDLETIQAALRAAETGHLVMATLHTNDAIQTVDRVIDVFPAAQQQQIRFMLSMTLLAVVSQRLIARADSEGRVLAAEVLLNNTAVANLIREGKTHQVYSIMETNYKEGMSTMDRAVKGLYMEGIISYDDACAHVQNAKTIMDVNG from the coding sequence ATGCAACTGGAGTCTTTGTTCGAGCTCGTTGCCAAGCAGAACGCGTCAGATTTGCTCATCAGCGCGGGAGCGCCCCCGATGTTGCGGGTGAACGGCCGCCTGTACCGGACACGGAATGAGGCCTTGACGGCGGAAGACAGCAAGAAGCTCATCTACACCGCCCTGAGCCCGGAGCAGAGGAAGAAATTCGAAGAAGAAAAAGAACTCGACTTTTCGTTTGCCGTCGGCCGGAAACACCGGTTTCGCGTGAACATCTACTACCAGAAACAGGCCGTCACTGCGGCGTTTCGACCGATTCCCGAGAAAATCCCCTCCCTGGACAAGCTGGGGCTTCCCGAGGTGGTCGAAGCGCTGGCGCAGCGAAAACAGGGTCTGATACTGGTTACGGGCCCCACCGGACACGGGAAAACCACGACCCAGGCCTCCATTATCGACCTCATCAACAAGACCCGCGAGTGCCACATTATCACCATCGAGGACCCCATCGAGTTTGTGCACCAGCATAAAAAGAGCATCGTGGACCAGCGTGAGGTCGGCAGCGATACCAACGGGTTCATCGAGGCCCTGAAATATGTGCTGCGGCAAGACCCCGACGTCATCCTGATCGGCGAAATGCGCGACCTGGAGACTATTCAGGCGGCCTTGCGCGCAGCGGAAACGGGACACCTGGTGATGGCCACCTTGCATACGAACGACGCCATCCAGACGGTGGACCGTGTTATCGACGTGTTCCCGGCGGCCCAGCAGCAACAGATCCGGTTCATGCTCTCCATGACCCTCCTGGCGGTGGTATCTCAGCGCCTCATCGCGCGCGCCGACTCCGAAGGCCGGGTGCTGGCGGCGGAAGTGCTGCTGAACAACACCGCCGTAGCCAACCTCATCCGCGAGGGAAAGACGCATCAGGTTTACAGCATCATGGAAACCAACTACAAGGAGGGCATGAGCACGATGGACCGCGCTGTCAAGGGATTATACATGGAGGGTATCATTTCCTACGACGACGCGTGCGCTCACGTCCAGAACGCCAAGACCATCATGGACGTAAATGGCTGA
- a CDS encoding sigma-70 family RNA polymerase sigma factor, producing MAEALQKTWQAPPQVGLRVIGREGFPLAERSDEDVMLAYGEGSEDAFAELLKRHQRGVMNYIFRMVQNRQIAEELTQEVFLALVKNAERYQPTAKFTTYLYTIASNIVSKEWLRRKRRPKFFSMSSLFNWSKDEEFNALEHFEDEKADVLTSFQRGEVSEAVNEALRRLPEHQREVFVLHRFQDLSYDEISEVTGVPVGTAKSRVVRAERALRPLLAKFREYL from the coding sequence ATGGCCGAGGCCCTCCAGAAGACTTGGCAAGCCCCTCCGCAGGTTGGGCTTAGGGTCATCGGACGGGAAGGCTTTCCCTTAGCGGAGCGCTCCGACGAAGACGTGATGCTGGCGTACGGCGAAGGGTCTGAGGATGCGTTCGCGGAATTGCTCAAGAGGCATCAGCGGGGGGTGATGAATTACATCTTCCGGATGGTGCAAAACCGGCAAATCGCGGAAGAGTTGACGCAGGAAGTGTTTCTGGCGTTGGTGAAGAACGCCGAGCGCTATCAGCCCACGGCAAAATTCACCACCTACCTGTACACGATCGCGTCAAACATCGTGTCGAAAGAATGGTTGCGCCGGAAGCGGCGGCCGAAGTTCTTCAGCATGTCCTCGTTGTTCAATTGGAGCAAGGACGAGGAATTTAATGCGCTGGAGCATTTCGAGGATGAAAAGGCCGATGTGCTGACCTCGTTCCAGCGAGGCGAAGTGTCGGAAGCGGTAAACGAGGCGTTGCGGCGTTTGCCGGAACACCAGCGCGAGGTATTCGTGCTTCACCGCTTCCAGGACCTCTCGTACGACGAGATTTCGGAGGTAACGGGCGTGCCCGTTGGAACGGCAAAATCCCGCGTGGTGCGCGCGGAGCGTGCGCTGAGACCGCTGTTGGCAAAGTTTAGGGAATACCTTTAG
- a CDS encoding glycerophosphodiester phosphodiesterase family protein produces the protein MRREALLLAGAFLTVAAGTDKTFLTNGVTAHRGNAAEYPENTLPAFESALKLGADWIELDVYRTKDGKLAVIHDADTARVGDRTVTVAEVTYDELATVDVAHAFRTEHELSAEACPPQRAPLLEEVLKLITAQHRTRVSIQPKHPIVDEAVELVKRMKAKAWVGFNDGDLNKMKRVKELESSLHVFWDWSRGFELARDLDIARQCGFESIVVHHEALTEDVVKAIKDAALEPGAWTVNDAERMRQLQAMGVFRFYTDCPRCALEVTGIGLPGK, from the coding sequence ATGCGCCGGGAAGCACTGCTACTCGCGGGGGCGTTTTTGACTGTCGCAGCAGGCACGGACAAGACTTTCCTCACCAACGGTGTGACGGCCCATCGCGGAAACGCGGCCGAGTATCCGGAAAACACGCTGCCGGCATTCGAGAGCGCGCTGAAACTCGGCGCGGATTGGATTGAACTGGACGTCTACCGCACCAAAGACGGCAAGCTGGCTGTCATCCATGATGCGGATACGGCGCGGGTTGGCGACCGGACGGTCACGGTTGCGGAAGTGACGTATGACGAACTGGCAACGGTCGATGTCGCGCACGCGTTTCGCACAGAGCATGAGTTATCGGCTGAGGCGTGTCCTCCGCAGCGCGCGCCTTTGCTGGAGGAAGTGTTGAAGCTCATCACGGCGCAGCATCGCACGCGCGTGAGCATCCAGCCCAAACACCCCATCGTTGACGAGGCGGTCGAGCTAGTGAAGCGCATGAAGGCCAAGGCCTGGGTAGGCTTCAACGACGGAGACCTGAACAAGATGAAGCGCGTGAAGGAGCTGGAGTCCTCCCTGCACGTGTTCTGGGACTGGTCACGGGGTTTTGAATTGGCGCGCGACCTTGACATCGCCCGGCAATGTGGTTTCGAGAGTATCGTGGTCCATCACGAAGCGCTTACAGAAGACGTTGTCAAGGCAATCAAGGACGCAGCTCTCGAACCAGGCGCGTGGACTGTGAATGACGCGGAACGCATGCGCCAGTTGCAGGCAATGGGCGTGTTCCGTTTCTATACGGACTGTCCCCGCTGCGCTTTGGAGGTGACAGGCATCGGGTTGCCCGGGAAATGA
- a CDS encoding DUF488 domain-containing protein gives MSIGVRRVYDKPAGSDGYRVLIDRVWPRGVSKKDAKLDAWNKDVAPSTELRKWFGHDPAKWEEFKKRYKLELSSNRQAFALLLEKARTERVTLVFGSKDEIHSNAAVLREYLEQELAK, from the coding sequence ATGAGCATTGGGGTACGACGCGTCTACGACAAACCTGCTGGAAGCGACGGTTACCGGGTGCTGATTGACCGCGTTTGGCCGCGCGGCGTCTCGAAAAAGGACGCGAAGCTGGACGCATGGAACAAGGACGTCGCTCCCAGCACCGAACTTCGCAAATGGTTCGGCCATGATCCCGCCAAATGGGAGGAGTTCAAGAAGCGCTATAAACTGGAGCTGTCCAGCAACCGGCAGGCGTTTGCTTTGCTTCTCGAAAAAGCGCGCACGGAACGTGTAACCCTGGTGTTTGGCTCAAAAGATGAGATACACAGCAACGCCGCCGTCTTACGCGAATACCTCGAGCAGGAATTGGCGAAATAG